The sequence ATCCACATCACAGCGGAGTGTTGTCACACTATGATGGACAATTTACGCGCGGCTGCTAATCACGTCGTGCTCAAAATCATCCTGGCCCTGATCATCCTGTCATTCGTTCTGACCGGGGTGGGTAACTACCTGATCGGCGGCTCCGGCGATTATGCTGCGAAAGTAAATGGTCAGACGATCGAGCGCGCTCAGCTGGAACAGGCTTTCCAAAGCGAGCGTAGCCGCATGCAGCAGCAGCTGGGTGACCAGTTCTCCGCGCTGGCCGGCAACGAAGGCTATATGCAGCAGATGCGCCGTCAGGTGTTGTCCCAGTTGATCGACAACATGCTGCTCGACCAGTACGCCAAGAAGCTGGGCCTGGCGGTCAGCGACGATCAGATCAAGGACGCCATCCGCAAGGCGCCTTACTTCCAGACCAACGGCCAGTTCGATAACGCCAAATACCTCGACCTGATCGGCCGCATGGGCTACACCGCCGACAACTTCGCGCAGTCGATGCGCCAGCAGTTGGTCAATCAGCAGGTGATCCAGGCCTTCGGCGATTCCGGCTTCGTGCTGCCGTCTGAATCGCAAGCCATGGCGGCGTTGGTGCTGCAGGAGCGCGACGTGCGCCTGGCGACCATCGATTTGAAAGCGCTGCAGGCGAAACAGAGCGCCGGCGACGACGAACTGAAGGCGTATTACGATCAGAACAAGAACAGCTTCATCGCACCTGAGCAGGTGAAGGTGAGCTATATCCCGCTGGACGCTGCGTCCATGCAGGACAAGGTGAAAGTGAGTGAAGAAGACATCAGCGCTTACTACGACCAGCACAAGAGCAGCTACGGCCAGCCGGAGCGTAAAAACTACAGCGTGATCCAGCTGAAAACCGAGGCGGAAGCCAACGCGGCGCTGGACGAGCTGAAGAAGGGCGCCGATTTCGCCACGCTGGCGAAAGAGAAATCCACCGATATCATCTCACGCCGCACCGGCGGCGAGCTGGGTTGGCTGGAGCCGGAAACCACCGCCGACGAGCTGAAGCAGGCTAACCTGACCGAGAAAGGGCAGCTGTCCGGCGTGGTGAAGTCTTCCGTCGGCTACCTGATCGTGCGTTTGAACGATATTGAGCCTGAGAAAGTGAAGCCGCTGAGCGAAGTGCATGACGCCATCGCCAAGCAGGTGCAGCAGGAGAAAGCGGTAGACGCGTATTACGCGCTGCAGCAGAAGGTGAGCGAAGCGGCGACCAGCGACAACGAATCTCTGGCCTCGGCTGAAGAAGCGGCCGGCGTGAAAGCGGCGCAAAGCGACTGGTTCACCCGTGACAACATTCCTGCCGCGCTGAACTTCAAGCCGGTCGTGCAGGCGATCTTCGACGGCTCGCTGATCGGCGAGAACGGCGCGCCGGGCAGCAACTCCGACGTGATCACCGTAGACGGCGACCGCGCCTTCGTGGTGCGCGTGAGCGGCCACAAGCCGGAAGGCATCGAACCGTTCGACCAGGTGAAAGACCGCGTGGCGGAACTGGTGAAGCGCAACAAGGCGCTGCAGGCAGCGAAACTGCAGGGCGAGAAGCTGCTGGTTGAGCTGAAGCAGGGCAAGGGCGACGAGGCGATGAAAGCCGCCGGCCTGAGCTTTGGCGCCGTGCAGAAGATGGCGCGCGCGCCGGAAGACAGCCAGCTGGTAGAGAGCGTGTTCGCGCTGCCGCACCCGCAGGACGGTAAACCGGTATACGGCATGTCGCAGGATCGTCAGGACAACGTGGTGCTGATCGCGCTCGATGCGGTGAAGCCAGGCACGTTGCCGGAAGACGAAATGAAAACCTTCGTTGGCAAGATGGAAGAGGGCGCGACCGGCGTCTCCTTCGATTCGCTGCTGGCGAGCCTGCGTAAAGAAGCCGAGATCAAAATGGGCGCCGCTGAGCAACAGCCTCAGTAATCGCCGCATTTTTCTGCAACGCAGTGCAACAAACAAAGGCCGCTTTCGCGGCCTTTTCCACATCTGATATCCGCCGATTGCTGAATATCCGCCGCCGCGGCAAGGTAACCGTGCTGTCACACACAAGGAGGATACAGCATGCAACATTCAGAGAAAAAAGCGTTTTTCGGTTACCGTCGTCACGTTAACGCCGCGCTGACCGCGCTGTTGTTATGCCTGGCTGGGCCGGGCGCCGCGGCGGAAAAAACCGAGGCGCCGGCGCCCATGCTCTCAACGCCGACGAGCAATGGCGGGCAACAGACGATGACCAGGGGGGCCGAAGAAACGGCGGTCAGCATCAATCAGGCTACCGCCGAACAGCTGGCCGCCGCCTTGAGCGGCGTCGGCCTGAAGAAGGCGGAAGGCATCGTGCGCTACCGCGAGCAGAATGGGCCATTCACCCAGGTTGAGCAGTTGCAGGAGGTGCCGGGCATCGGGCCGGCGCTGTTTGAGAAGAACCGCGCCCGGCTGAAAATGTGATCCCGGTCGCGGCTGCGTGGCAAAATGCCGCTGAGGCCGAAACTCCTCTGCTACATTTTACAGGTCTTACCAGTTTGGCGCGTTGACCAAACGGGCGAGGGAGCCAGCGCGGCTCCCTCTTTCTGTAATCACCAGGCAGGAGCGATCGTTCCCTATGCAAACCTTTATCAAAGTTCGCGGTTATCATCTTGATGTTTACCAGCACGTTAACAATGCTCGCTATCTGGAGTTTCTGGAAGAGGCGCGTTGGGAGTGGCTGGAGAACGAGGCCGGGTTCCGCTGGATGACGGAAAACAACATCGCTTTCATCGTGGTGAACATCAATATCAATTACCGCAGCCCGGCGGTATTGGGGGATAAGCTGCGTATCGACAGCCAGATGGTGCAGCTCAACGGCAAGAGCGGCGTGTTGAGCCAAAAGGTGACGCAGGATCCGGCGGGGACGCCGGTGGCCGACGCGCTGCTGACTTTCGTGTGCGTCGATCTGAAAACGCAGCGTGCGCTGCCGCTCGAGGGGGAACTGCGTGCGCATCTGGAGGCGCTTGTGCCGCAGGAAAACTCACGGTAAACAGGGGGATAATGGGCGGCAGAAGCTGCCGCCGTCACTGCCTCAGGCCAGACCGGCCTTTTGTTTCAATGCGGCCATCACTTCCGCCTGATTGGCGCGATACTGCGTCAGGCCATTGGCGCGCAGGTTGCAGGCGGCGCACTCGCCGCAGCCGTCACCCTTGATGCCGTTGTAGCAGGTCAGCGTATCCTGGCGCACGCGATCCAGCTGGTGGTAATAGTCCGCCAGCGCCCAGGTCTCGGCCTTGTTCAGCCACATCAGCGGCGTTTCGAA comes from Serratia sarumanii and encodes:
- a CDS encoding acyl-CoA thioesterase, which codes for MQTFIKVRGYHLDVYQHVNNARYLEFLEEARWEWLENEAGFRWMTENNIAFIVVNININYRSPAVLGDKLRIDSQMVQLNGKSGVLSQKVTQDPAGTPVADALLTFVCVDLKTQRALPLEGELRAHLEALVPQENSR
- the ppiD gene encoding peptidylprolyl isomerase — encoded protein: MMDNLRAAANHVVLKIILALIILSFVLTGVGNYLIGGSGDYAAKVNGQTIERAQLEQAFQSERSRMQQQLGDQFSALAGNEGYMQQMRRQVLSQLIDNMLLDQYAKKLGLAVSDDQIKDAIRKAPYFQTNGQFDNAKYLDLIGRMGYTADNFAQSMRQQLVNQQVIQAFGDSGFVLPSESQAMAALVLQERDVRLATIDLKALQAKQSAGDDELKAYYDQNKNSFIAPEQVKVSYIPLDAASMQDKVKVSEEDISAYYDQHKSSYGQPERKNYSVIQLKTEAEANAALDELKKGADFATLAKEKSTDIISRRTGGELGWLEPETTADELKQANLTEKGQLSGVVKSSVGYLIVRLNDIEPEKVKPLSEVHDAIAKQVQQEKAVDAYYALQQKVSEAATSDNESLASAEEAAGVKAAQSDWFTRDNIPAALNFKPVVQAIFDGSLIGENGAPGSNSDVITVDGDRAFVVRVSGHKPEGIEPFDQVKDRVAELVKRNKALQAAKLQGEKLLVELKQGKGDEAMKAAGLSFGAVQKMARAPEDSQLVESVFALPHPQDGKPVYGMSQDRQDNVVLIALDAVKPGTLPEDEMKTFVGKMEEGATGVSFDSLLASLRKEAEIKMGAAEQQPQ
- a CDS encoding ComEA family DNA-binding protein, which translates into the protein MQHSEKKAFFGYRRHVNAALTALLLCLAGPGAAAEKTEAPAPMLSTPTSNGGQQTMTRGAEETAVSINQATAEQLAAALSGVGLKKAEGIVRYREQNGPFTQVEQLQEVPGIGPALFEKNRARLKM